A stretch of Lactuca sativa cultivar Salinas chromosome 6, Lsat_Salinas_v11, whole genome shotgun sequence DNA encodes these proteins:
- the LOC111880452 gene encoding F-box protein SKIP2, whose translation MAPIGPSYRPPLVVAIAEHYKYLRKLHIDGWRTNRIGNEGLTAIAKHSANLQELVLIRVNPNSASLEAIATNCQKLERLALCGSETIADGEILGIASKCVALKKLCIKGCPVSDEGIEAFAWGCPNLVKIKVKKCKNVTSEVGDWLRAKRGSLVVNLDVCEVETEAANFVNGPCGGKMTEMPFI comes from the exons ATGGCCCCCATCGGCCCTTCTTACCGTCCGCCACTGGTTGTCGCCATTGCTGAGCACTATAAGTACTTAAGAAAGCTTCACATCGATGGATGGAGAACAAACAGGATAGGAAACGAGGGTTTGACAGCGATTGCTAAACACAGTGCAAACCTTCAAGAACTTGTTCTAATTAGGGTCAACCCTAACTCAGCAAGCCTAGAAGCAATCGCTACAAACTGTCAAAAGCTAGAAAGATTAGCTCTATGTGGAAGCGAAACAATAGCTGATGGGGAGATTTTAGGCATAGCATCAAAATGTGTTGCTTTGAAGAAGCTCTGTATAAAAGGGTGTCCAGTATCAGATGAAGGAATCGAAGCTTTTGCTTGGGGTTGTCCTAATTTGGTGAAGATCAAGGTAAAGAAGTGCAAGAATGTGACTAGTGAAGTTGGAGATTGGCTACGAGCTAAAAGAGGATCATTGGTGGTGAATTTGGATGTGTGTGAAGTTGAAACTGAAGCT gcAAACTTcgtaaatggtccttgtggtggTAAAATGACTGAAATGCCCTTCATTTAA